DNA from Candidatus Poribacteria bacterium:
CAAAACCTCAGGCGTATCCTCCCAAAGAGAATAGTATTCATCCCAAAGTTCATCAAGTCCATTGTCAAGTTTTGAGGAGCGTTCTCTAAATTCATCACTGGACATAGGCGATGAAAAATCACTCGCAATAGAGGCAAGCGTGCTTGGGACAAAGATAACAAAGACAACCCAAATCAGCAGAAGTATCACAAGACTCACAGCACTCCGTTGCACACGCGCCGACACGAGTAAGCCCAACGCCAGAAAGAGACACGTGTATAGAAATGTAATAAACAAAATAATACTTAAGCGTCCCCACGCCTCCGCCCCGAGATGAACATCCTTGGCTGTGGAAACTATCAACAGATTCGTCAAAACTGCGAGCGTAAACGGGACACTTATACTGATCAATGCGCCCAGGAACTTACCCATCAGGACAGTGTGCCGTGGGATTGAATTTGCGAGCATCAATCGAAGTGTGCCGCGTTCACGTTCGCCAGAAATTGCATCAAACGTAAATAACAAGGCGATAAGACTTAAGACATAGCCGATTATAAAACTCCAATCTACCTTGGTAACATCTGGTCGGATGTTGCGCAAATTGGGAGTACGCGGTGGATACGCCAGTATCCAAAAACTCTCTAATTCGCCAGCACTCCAGCGATGGTATCCTGCCTGTGCACTATCTGGCAAAAAGAATTCTCCACCCTCTGCACAGAAACGGAGCGGCGAAGGTTTTTTGTAAAGATATCCAGGACCTTTCTCCGCGAGCTTATATAAACTGTCAGCGGCATAAGACTTTAAGTGATTGTGATGTTCGGTAACAGCATCGCGATATTCTTGTAGTCGTTTTGGATGCTCTTTTAGATGGACAACCGCAGATGTTCCCATTAAACTCAGCATCAATACTGAGGCAAGTGCGAAGCGGAGACTGTTTAGATTATCGTAGAGCTCACGTTTTGTGATATGCCAAATCATTTTTTCGTTGTCAGTTGTCAGCAGTCAGTTTATGCTTATGGCAGTAGCAGTTCGACAGCCAACTGCCACAAGCCAATATCTATTCTACACTTCGCTTTTGGTAAAGATTAATGATGTTACCATAAAAAGAATAACGTTGATTATCAACAGTAGACAGACATCTGGTAATGCCCGCTTCATATTTATGCTGATATCGCTTCTTTTAAAACTGAATTGCGGGAGTGTACTCCAATCAACGCTCTCCTTGTCGGAAGAAAACCATTGTCGCTTCCCAAAGACCTGTTTATCGTAGAAATAATCGATCACTATTTGCCGATACTGCCGGACTGCA
Protein-coding regions in this window:
- a CDS encoding ABC transporter permease subunit, coding for MIWHITKRELYDNLNSLRFALASVLMLSLMGTSAVVHLKEHPKRLQEYRDAVTEHHNHLKSYAADSLYKLAEKGPGYLYKKPSPLRFCAEGGEFFLPDSAQAGYHRWSAGELESFWILAYPPRTPNLRNIRPDVTKVDWSFIIGYVLSLIALLFTFDAISGERERGTLRLMLANSIPRHTVLMGKFLGALISISVPFTLAVLTNLLIVSTAKDVHLGAEAWGRLSIILFITFLYTCLFLALGLLVSARVQRSAVSLVILLLIWVVFVIFVPSTLASIASDFSSPMSSDEFRERSSKLDNGLDELWDEYYSLWEDTPEVLIQKIRLGGEIVTKDAEQQERLHQEFLQQQISQMKRARVVTRISPVTIVQHLFQSFAGTGFDRHLQFLGNVQSYARQFRAFIADADRADPESLHIFGVRAGMSQKSVDPESVPKFKDTLNFSKDFNTAATELLLLALFIVVLLSGAYLAFMRAEV